In Perognathus longimembris pacificus isolate PPM17 chromosome 3, ASM2315922v1, whole genome shotgun sequence, a single window of DNA contains:
- the LOC125349318 gene encoding small nuclear ribonucleoprotein F-like: MNLPLNPKPFLNGLTGKPVMVKLKWGMEHKGYLVSVDGYMNMQLANTEEYIDGALSGHLGEVLVRCNNVLYIRGVEEEEEDGR, translated from the coding sequence ATGAATTTACCTCTCAATCCCAAGCCTTTCCTCAATGGACTAACAGGAAAACCAGTGATGGTGAAGCTTAAATGGGGCATGGAACACAAAGGCTACCTGGTATCTGTAGATGGCTATATGAACATGCAGCTTGCAAACACAGAAGAATACATAGATGGGGCATTGTCAGGACATCTGGGTGAAGTTTTAGTAAGATGTAACAATGTCCTTTATATCAGAGGtgttgaagaagaagaagaagatgggaGATGA